The DNA region TATTGAAACCTTTTGAGGAAAAACCACTAAAACCAGTTCTTGTTTGTCCACCAAAACCGCCACCAAATAAATCTTTTAAAATATCGTCTAAATTGACTCCACCAGTACTTTTTGAAAAATCATGAAAGCTTTGTCCTCCAAACATGGAATCACCATATTGATCATATTGTGCACGTTTTTTTTCATCGCTTAAAATTTCATAAGCAGCATTGATTTCTTTAAATTTTTCTTCAGCATCTTTTTCTTTATTGATATCAGGATGATATTTTCTAGCTAAACGGCGATAAGCTTTTTTTATTTCGTCTGCACTAGCGTTTTTGTTGACTCCTAGGGTTTGATATAAACTATTCATATTATATTTCCTTGAAAAATATTGTCCTTTGATTATAAAAAATAATTATAGCATAAACTTTAGCCTAAGTCAATCAAGTTTTATAAATTTTTATCACTCAAGTTTTTATTTACAATTTTGTAAATTTTAAGTTTTATACTTATAGACATAGTAAAATATTTTACGCAATGAATGTATTTTAAAAAGTAAAGGAAGTAAAATGAAAAAAATTATTTTATTATTAGGTTTAGCTAGTGCGCTATTTGCTGCAAATATTCATTTTAATGAGTCAACTACAAGTGTTAATCGCGTTAATCCAGCAGCTGGAAATAATATTGTGCTTTCTTATCATGATGCTATTAAAGATGCTAAAAAATCCGTTGTTAACATATCTACTTCTAAAACTATTACTAGGATTAATCGTCCAAGTCCATTAGACGATTTTTTTAATGATCCGTATTTTAAGCAATTTTTTGATTTTGATTTTCCTCAAAGAAAAGGTAAAAGTGATAAGGAAGTAGTGAGTTCTTTGGGTTCTGGTGTGATTATTTCAAAAGATGGTTATATTGTAACTAATAATCATGTTGTAGATGATGCAGATAGTATTAGTGTGAATTTATTAGGTAGTGATACTGAATATAAGGCTAAATTAATAGGTAAGGATCCAAAAACTGATTTAGCTGTTATTAAGATTGATCTTAATAATCTTTCAGCTATTACTTTTAGTAATTCAGATGATTTAATGGAAGGAGATGTTGTTTTTGCTTTGGGTAATCCTTTTGGAGTTGGTTTTAGTGTGACAAGTGGTATTATTTCTGCTTTAAATAAGGATAATATAGGTTTAAACCAATATGAAAACTTTATTCAAACAGATGCGTCTATTAATCCAGGCAATTCAGGGGGAGCTTTAGTTGATAGTCGTGGGTACTTAGTAGGTATTAATTCTGCAATTTTATCACGCGGTGGTGGAAATAATGGCATAGGTTTTGCTATACCTTCAAATATGGTAAAAGATATAGCAAAAAAACTTATAGAAAAAGGTAAAATTGATAGAGGATTTTTAGGTGTAACTATTTTAGCTTTACAAGGCGATACAAAAAAAGCTTATAAAAATCAAGAAGGAGCTTTAATCACTGATGTTCAAAAAGGATCAAGTGCTGATGAAGCTGGACTTAAACGTGGTGATTTGGTTATTAAAGTTAACGATAAGGTGATTAAAAGTCCTGTTGATCTTAAAAATTATATAGGAACATTAGAAATTGGACAAAAAATTTCATTAAGTTATGAAAGAGATGGGGAAAATAAACAAGTTAATTTTACGCTTAAAGGAGAAAAAGAAAATCCAAAAGAAATTCAAAGTGGTTTAATAGATGGTTTAAGTTTAAAAAATTTAGACTCTAGATTAAAAGAACGTTTACAAATTCCAAAAGATATCAATGGTGTTTTAGTTGATAATGTTAAAGAAAAAAGCAAGGGAAAAAATTCTGGTTTTCAAGAAGGTGATATTATTATAGGTATTGGACAAAATGAAATTAAAAATTTAAAAGATTTAGAACAAGCATTAAAACAAGTAAATAAAAAAGAGTTTGCTAAGGTTTGGGTGTATCGTAATGGTTTTGCAACTTTACTTATACTTAAATAAAATTTACGAAAGGATTTTCCTTTCGTTATAAATTTTAGTTTAAAATTAAAATTCAGTTTAAAATAAAGGAACGTAATGACAAATATCCTTATGATAGAAGATGATTTAGAATTAGCAGAAATTACAGCTGAGTATTTGGAAAAATTCGATATGAAAGTAGATATAGCTCATGAACCTTATATAGGGCTTTCTAAACTTGCATTAAAAGAATACCAGCTCATTATTTTAGATCTTTCTTTACCAGGGCTTGATGGGCTTGAGGTGTGTGAAGAAATTCGTAAAAAATATGATACTCCTATTATTATTTCAAGTGCAAGACATGATATTACAGATAAAGTTAATGCTTTAGAATTAGGTGCTGATGATTATTTACCAAAACCTTATAATCCTAAAGAGCTTCAAGCGCGCATTAAAAGCCATTTAAGACGTATTTCAAATACTAAAAGTGCGATAGCAAAAAGTGTTAAAGATTTAGTTTATGATCAATATAAGCACATTATTACTATGAAAGGGCAAGAACTTACTTTAACTAATGCTGAATTTGATATTTTAAGTTATTTAATTAAAAAAGAAGGTGGTGTAGTAAGCCGTGAAGAACTCGTTTATAATTGTTCTTCTATTAGTGAAGATTCTAGTAATAAAAGCATAGATGTAATTATTAGCAGAATTCGTCAAAAAATGGGTGATGATCCAAAAACTCCAAAATATATCCATTCTATTCGTGGAATAGGCTATAAGCTTACTCAATGAATAAGTCTTCAATTTTTTATACTATAACTTTTATTTTTATTTTTGCTGGCGTTAGTGTTATACTAGGTTTTTTATGGTTAATAGAATACGATCAGCAAAATTATACAAGAGAATTAAATACAAAATATTCTTTAATAGCTAATGCAAGGCTTTTAAATTTTGCAGGAGTTATTAGTGAACAAGAATTTGAAGATCAAACTAAAAATTATAATAAAATGGATGAAATAACAGAAGCTAAATATATTCGAAGGATTCTTTTTAAAGGAGAAGTTTTAGCTAGAGTTGAAGTTAATAATGGTCTTATTGAAATTATTTCTTATAATAGGCAAGTTTATTTAAATATTATTTATGATGGTAAGGTGCATCTTTATAAAGATCAAGATTATCAAACTTATAGATATTTTATTATTAAGGCTATAGCTGTAGCTGTAATTTGCATTCTTATACTGCTTTATATTTATATATTTAAAAAATTAAAACCCCTTAAAAGGTTAAAAAAGCAAATTGATAAATTTGCACAAGGCAAGCTTAATGATATTGAAGATGTAAGTACTGGAGTGGATGAAATTTCGCAAGTAAGTGAAGCTTTTTATCAAGCTATTGTTCAAATTAGAAAGTTAAATCAATCGCGTCAGTTTTTTTTAAGAAATATTATGCATGAGCTTAAAACTCCTATAACTAAAGGTCTTTTAACTCTTGAAATGATAGAAGATAATAAGTATAAACAACGTTTAAATAGTGTATTTAATAGACTTGAAATTCTTATTAATGAGTTTGCAGCCATTGAGCAAATTACTTCAGGTGCAGCTTTTATCAATAGAAAAAAATATAATATTTTAGATATTTTAGATGAAGCTAAAGAAATAGCCATGCGAGATGATAATAATATACGTATTTTTATGGATGAAAGTTTTTTTGTTAATGTAGATTTTAAGCTTTTTACTACTGCTATTAAAAATATGATAGATAATGGTATTAAACACTCTGCTAATGGTTTTGTACAAATTGATATTATAGATGATTATATTTGTTTTAAAAATCGTGGACCGGAATTAAATAATACTTTAGAATATTATACTCAAGCTTTTACTCAAGGTTCAAAACAAAAATCAAGTTTTGGTCTTGGACTTTATATTGTTAATACTATTTTAGAATCCCATGGAATGAAGCT from Campylobacter hepaticus includes:
- a CDS encoding DegQ family serine endoprotease encodes the protein MKKIILLLGLASALFAANIHFNESTTSVNRVNPAAGNNIVLSYHDAIKDAKKSVVNISTSKTITRINRPSPLDDFFNDPYFKQFFDFDFPQRKGKSDKEVVSSLGSGVIISKDGYIVTNNHVVDDADSISVNLLGSDTEYKAKLIGKDPKTDLAVIKIDLNNLSAITFSNSDDLMEGDVVFALGNPFGVGFSVTSGIISALNKDNIGLNQYENFIQTDASINPGNSGGALVDSRGYLVGINSAILSRGGGNNGIGFAIPSNMVKDIAKKLIEKGKIDRGFLGVTILALQGDTKKAYKNQEGALITDVQKGSSADEAGLKRGDLVIKVNDKVIKSPVDLKNYIGTLEIGQKISLSYERDGENKQVNFTLKGEKENPKEIQSGLIDGLSLKNLDSRLKERLQIPKDINGVLVDNVKEKSKGKNSGFQEGDIIIGIGQNEIKNLKDLEQALKQVNKKEFAKVWVYRNGFATLLILK
- a CDS encoding response regulator transcription factor; the protein is MTNILMIEDDLELAEITAEYLEKFDMKVDIAHEPYIGLSKLALKEYQLIILDLSLPGLDGLEVCEEIRKKYDTPIIISSARHDITDKVNALELGADDYLPKPYNPKELQARIKSHLRRISNTKSAIAKSVKDLVYDQYKHIITMKGQELTLTNAEFDILSYLIKKEGGVVSREELVYNCSSISEDSSNKSIDVIISRIRQKMGDDPKTPKYIHSIRGIGYKLTQ
- a CDS encoding ArsS family sensor histidine kinase, encoding MNKSSIFYTITFIFIFAGVSVILGFLWLIEYDQQNYTRELNTKYSLIANARLLNFAGVISEQEFEDQTKNYNKMDEITEAKYIRRILFKGEVLARVEVNNGLIEIISYNRQVYLNIIYDGKVHLYKDQDYQTYRYFIIKAIAVAVICILILLYIYIFKKLKPLKRLKKQIDKFAQGKLNDIEDVSTGVDEISQVSEAFYQAIVQIRKLNQSRQFFLRNIMHELKTPITKGLLTLEMIEDNKYKQRLNSVFNRLEILINEFAAIEQITSGAAFINRKKYNILDILDEAKEIAMRDDNNIRIFMDESFFVNVDFKLFTTAIKNMIDNGIKHSANGFVQIDIIDDYICFKNRGPELNNTLEYYTQAFTQGSKQKSSFGLGLYIVNTILESHGMKLDYLYENGVNLFYFRNLRNIIVKE